The following coding sequences lie in one Drosophila sulfurigaster albostrigata strain 15112-1811.04 chromosome 2R, ASM2355843v2, whole genome shotgun sequence genomic window:
- the LOC133836804 gene encoding uncharacterized protein LOC133836804: MNWQLWTAVLLLAWIGAANQVEAAKKRKTEVIQIWQPQELKPSYASRQLDYPIYVPRVSGGYRRGQGRRVRAKAASTVTTTTQRPIVRVWNSFVRSVQPNFGFRNLTNPLTNLFNNGNANIIETVPLQAIYNDQKEQEQQQELEQDDSEATTQSPSKRKRKRRKQQKRRPVYDSAEQDDDPYGYYGGSSLPIALPHQQPMYYYPNLENYYDLRRLQAYNDYAQHASYYDPSYYEESPVEDEQPQYESEENVRKLNGKKYAILRPLALAIKVPNNDESVAAIDEVLDDDRLATNDEDAANEADVVATENATDDSASTLSETMRNAIGTYMRDDQRNRERQRQAERVEAQEIAKIRPRNRHSAPIAERLVNASNNRQ; the protein is encoded by the exons ATGAATTGGCAACTATGGACAGCTGTCCTGCTGTTGGCCTGGATTGGTGCAGCCAACCAAGTCGAAGCAGCCAAGAAACGCAAAACGGAAGTGATACAAATCTGGCAACCTCAAGAGCTGAAGCCATCTTATGCTAG CCGACAGCTCGATTATCCCATCTATGTGCCCCGCGTATCCGGTGGATATCGTCGTGGTCAAGGACGTCGTGTACGTGCCAAGGCAGCGTCGACAGTCACGACCACAACGCAACGACCAATTGTGCGAGTTTGGAATAGTTTTGTGCGCAGCGTGCAACCGAACTTTGGCTTCAGAAATTTGACCAATCCATTGACAAATCTCTTtaacaatggcaatgccaatatCATCGAAACAGTGCCATTGCAGGCCATATACAATGATCAGAAAgaacaggagcagcaacaagaactaGAGCAGGATGACTCAGAAGCTACAACGCAGAGTCCCAGCAAACGTAAGCGCAAGCGTCGCAAGCAGCAGAAGCGTCGTCCCGTCTACGATTCGGCGGAACAGGATGATGATCCTTATGGCTATTATGGCGGATCCTCACTGCCCATTGCTTTGCCACATCAGCAACCAATGTACTACTATCCCAATCTGGAGAATTACTATGATTTGCGACGTTTGCAGGCATACAACGATTATGCACAACACGCTAGTTACTATGATCCATCGTACTACGAAGAAAGTCCAGTCGAAGACGAGCAGCCACAATACGAGAGCGAGGAGAATGTTCGAAAATTAAACggcaaaaaatatgcaatactGCGTCCATTGGCATTGGCTATCAAAGTGCCGAACAACGATGAATCGGTCGCTGCGATTGACGAAGTTCTCGACGATGATAGACTCGCTACCAATGACGAAGACGCTGCTAACGAGGCCGACGTCGTGGCTACCGAAAATGCAACGGATGACTCCGCCTCCACGCTCTCCGAAACCATGCGCAATGCAATTGGCACGTACATGCGTGACGATCAACGAAATCGCGAACGCCAGCGTCAAGCTGAGAGGGTGGAAGCACAGGAAATAGCTAAAATTAGACCACGTAATAGGCATAGTGCGCCAATAGCTGAGCGCCTGGTGAACGCATCAAACAACCGTCAATAA
- the LOC133837829 gene encoding cyclin-dependent kinase 2 produces the protein MHKILDNFQQAEKIGEGTYGIVYKACNNQTGKDVALKKIRLEGESEGVPSTAIREISLLKNLRHKNVVELHDVVISGNNLYMIFEYLNMDLKKLMDKKKDVFTPQLIKSYMYQIFDALNFCHTNRILHRDLKPQNLLVDTEGNIKLADFGLARAFNVPMRAYTHEVVTLWYRAPEILLGTKFYSTGVDIWSLGCIFAEMIMRRSLFPGDSEIDQLYRIFRTLSTPDESKWPGVTQLPDFKAKFPKWEASNVPSAIREHEAHELIMSMLCYDPNLRISAKNALLHAYFNDVKHVSHVALPVDPNAGCPSRLTKLV, from the exons ATGCACAAAATATTGGACAACTTTCAACAGGCCGAGAAAATCGGCGAAGGCACTTATGGCATAGTATATAAAGCGTGCAACAACCAAACCGGAAAAGATGTTGCACTCAAGAAAATCCGACTCGAAGG TGAATCTGAAGGTGTCCCATCAACTGCCATACGAGAGATATCATTACTGAAGAATTTGCGGCACAAGAATGTAGTGGAACTGCACGATGTGGTCATATCGGGCAATAATCTGTATATGATCTTTGAGTACCTGAACATGGACCTCAAGAAATTGATGGACAAGAAGAAGGATGTCTTTACACCGCAGCTAATTAAG AGCTACATGTATCAGATATTTGATGCTCTCAACTTTTGTCACACCAATCGCATTCTGCATCGTGATCTCAAGCCACAGAATCTACTTGTGGACACAGAAGGCAATATTAAG TTGGCTGACTTTGGATTGGCGCGTGCTTTTAATGTACCAATGAGAGCTTATACACACGAAGTGGTGACACTTTGGTATCGTGCACCCGAAATTCTGCTCGGCACGAAATTCTATTCAACGGGTGTGGATATTTGGAGCCTAGGCTGCATATTCGCCGAGATG ATTATGCGACGCTCACTGTTTCCGGGTGACAGTGAAATCGATCAACTTTATCGAATCTTTCGCACGTTGAGTACACCAGATGAAAGCAAATGGCCCGGCGTAACACAATTACCCGACTTTAAGGCCAAGTTTCCCAAATGGGAAGCATCCAATGTACCTTCAGCTATACGCGAGCACGAAGCACACGAACTGATTATG TCTATGCTCTGCTACGATCCCAATTTACGTATATCGGCCAAGAATGCACTACTACACGCCTACTTTAACGATGTTAAACATGTAAGCCATGTAGCCCTGCCTGTGGATCCCAATGCTGGTTGTCCATCGCGACTTACTAAGCTTGTATGA